In the genome of Ferrovibrio terrae, the window GCCGAGCATGTAGACGAAATAGCGGCCGCCGGTATGGATCTCGATCACCTTCTGCGGCGTGACCTTGCAGCGTTCGGCAACCTCGGCGAGGTCCGGTGCGAATTCATCGGCGTAGCAGACCGGCAGGCGCCAGAGCCGGCCGGCGCGCTGCTGCGGCTTCAGGCCACCCAGCAGGCCGCGCACATGTGATTCCAGATCGGCGCGGCTGGTGACGAGCGGATCGTATTGCACCAGCAGGGCGCGGAAGGACGGAATGGTTTCGACCAGACCGGCCGGGCGCGTATCGGTCAGCGCGGCATGCAGCGCCATCACCATGGCATTGATACCACGGTCGATGCCTTCGCCGAATTCGACGCTGAAGCCGGTATCGCCGAAGGACCGTATCTGGGGATAGGCGCTCATGCCCGAGTCATAAGACGGAGTGGCTCAC includes:
- the pxpB gene encoding 5-oxoprolinase subunit PxpB; protein product: MSAYPQIRSFGDTGFSVEFGEGIDRGINAMVMALHAALTDTRPAGLVETIPSFRALLVQYDPLVTSRADLESHVRGLLGGLKPQQRAGRLWRLPVCYADEFAPDLAEVAERCKVTPQKVIEIHTGGRYFVYMLGFMPGLAYMGGLEAALHLPRRSSPRTKVPQGSVAIAESMTTIYPWESPGGWHLLGRTPLKLFDAVRDEPILLAAGDEVTYFAVSTDDYAAMLRQVEDGSFDSASLRVKP